The nucleotide window AAAGGGTGACTGGTTTGAGTTCAGAAAATTCATTTGATATCGTGTCCAAAATGGACTTGCAAGAACTGACAAATGCCGTTACACAAACCGAGAAGGAAATTGGCACTCGTTATGACTTCAAGGGCAGCAAGAGCAGTCTGAAACTGGATAAGGATGCGTTAACGATCGTATCTGATGATGAGACCAAACTCAAGGCTGTCATTGATGTGCTGCAATCCAAAATGGCGAAGCGTGGTCTACCATTGAAAAACATTGATTATGCCAAAGTAGAGCCAGCGTCTTCTGGTACAGTCCGTCAGCGTTTGAATTTCAAACAGGGCATTGATCAGGACATCGCTAAGAAAATCAATATCCTGATTCGGGACTCCAAGATGAAAGTGAAGAGTCAGATTCAGGGAGACCAGCTGCGGGTAACTGGTAAGAGTAAAAATGATTTGCAAGCAGTAATGCAGCTGCTAAATGGTGCTAACCTGCCTCTGGATTTGCAATATACAAATTTCAAGTAATATGGCCTTTTTGTAGCAAAAGTGTTTTTTGACACGTTATTGGGCGTATATTATACTAAGTGTGCATTGCTGGCAGTCATGCATCAAGTCCAGTCCTCATCGTTTGCTGACTTTGTGAAAAGCAGTACATCTTTTGGAAGTCACCGGAACGTTTAAAGCGGTTTTGCTTTTGAGCGGTTGACTTTATTTTTTGCGTTTCTACATAGTGGGATCATGTTCATTTGGATTGACATTGAAACTGTACATTTCATGTTCCGGATGATGATAACGGGATTATGATGAATGTTTGGAGTAATGGAGGATATGAGGGAGGGCGTCTTGTGAATTTACCCAACCGGATTACGCTTGCACGAATTTGCTTAATCCCTTTTTTGATGGTGTTCCTGCTCGTGGATTTTCCATTTTATCCAGAGCCGCTTCAGCTTGGAAGCTTTTCGCTTCCGTATAATCAACTGATTGCTGCTGTTATTTTTATCATCGCCGCAAGCACAGATGGAATTGATGGATATCTTGCGCGGAAAAATAACATGGTTACCAATCTGGGGAAACTGCTCGATCCACTCGCAGACAAGCTGTTAGTTACTGCAGTATTGATCTCGCTTGTGGAGATGGGCAAGCTGGATTCCTGGATTGCAGTTGTTATTATTAGTCGTGAGTTTGCAGTCACCGGCTTGCGTCAAATTGCATTGCTGGATGGTTCGGTTGTTGCCGCCAGTGCGTGGGGTAAGCTGAAAACGGTAGTGCAGATTGTGGCGATTGTGCTGTTGCTGTTGAACAATTTCCCGTTTTCATACACGGGTATTCACGTCGATATTATCGCGGTATGGGCAGCAGCGCTTATTACCATCTGGTCGGGTATCGATTACTTTATCAAAAACAAAAACCTGCTTCATTTAACAAAAGCATAATTATTTGTTGATAAAATGGGTAATCATGAAGGAAGCATTGGGTCAGGGGCAATAGGAATTTATCCTATTGCCCTTTGATCACTCACCATGTGTACAAGGAGGATGCTCAATGAAGGCAGAAATCATTGCAGTTGGCACAGAGCTACTGCTTGGACAAATCGTCAATACCAATGCCAGATACCTATCCCGTGAATTGGCTGCGATGGGGATCGATGTATAT belongs to Paenibacillus sp. FSL H8-0079 and includes:
- a CDS encoding YajQ family cyclic di-GMP-binding protein, with protein sequence MSSENSFDIVSKMDLQELTNAVTQTEKEIGTRYDFKGSKSSLKLDKDALTIVSDDETKLKAVIDVLQSKMAKRGLPLKNIDYAKVEPASSGTVRQRLNFKQGIDQDIAKKINILIRDSKMKVKSQIQGDQLRVTGKSKNDLQAVMQLLNGANLPLDLQYTNFK
- the pgsA gene encoding CDP-diacylglycerol--glycerol-3-phosphate 3-phosphatidyltransferase — its product is MNLPNRITLARICLIPFLMVFLLVDFPFYPEPLQLGSFSLPYNQLIAAVIFIIAASTDGIDGYLARKNNMVTNLGKLLDPLADKLLVTAVLISLVEMGKLDSWIAVVIISREFAVTGLRQIALLDGSVVAASAWGKLKTVVQIVAIVLLLLNNFPFSYTGIHVDIIAVWAAALITIWSGIDYFIKNKNLLHLTKA